The Parabacteroides sp. AD58 genome includes a window with the following:
- a CDS encoding ATP-binding protein, whose product MKFFDRTNAIASLREIRGMAKNNAQFTVVTGRRRIGKTFLVWKAYEDEPILYFFVARKAEGDLCEDYRLEIENKLGIPTMGRAEHFADVFEFLMKLSIERPITLFIDEFQEFFRVNKSVYSDMQRIWDMYSSKARINLVVCGSIYSMMTKIFKDKKEPLYNRQTRFMTVRPFTPAVLKEILMEYHPGYTAEDLLALYSFTGGVAKYVQLLIDAGATTKEKMLDQIVKADSIFLGEGKSILIEEFGKDYGIYFSILSAIARGKTSRSEIENVVGKEIGGYLTKLENEYEVIAKKQPLFARNSTKNVRYIIEDNFFTFWFRFIYKYSYMLEIENYESLKTIINRDYETFSGVMLERYFRRVLIERQAYTRIGGWWDRKGENEIDIVAENELNDEATFFEVKRKAVNIDMDMLEQKAATFLRATGEFKGYSISYRGLSMDDM is encoded by the coding sequence ATGAAATTTTTTGATAGAACAAATGCAATCGCATCTCTGCGTGAAATTCGCGGAATGGCAAAAAATAACGCACAATTTACAGTTGTGACGGGACGGCGCCGCATCGGCAAGACTTTCCTTGTGTGGAAAGCATACGAGGACGAACCGATTCTCTATTTTTTTGTTGCTCGCAAAGCTGAAGGAGACTTGTGCGAAGACTATCGGCTTGAGATCGAAAACAAATTGGGAATCCCGACGATGGGACGGGCGGAACATTTTGCCGATGTGTTTGAGTTCCTGATGAAACTTTCCATAGAACGACCTATCACACTGTTCATTGATGAGTTCCAGGAATTCTTCCGCGTGAATAAGTCTGTTTACAGCGACATGCAGCGTATCTGGGATATGTACAGTTCGAAAGCCCGAATAAACCTGGTTGTTTGTGGTTCTATTTACTCAATGATGACGAAGATATTCAAAGACAAAAAGGAACCACTGTATAACAGGCAGACACGTTTTATGACGGTACGCCCGTTTACACCAGCCGTTCTAAAGGAAATTTTGATGGAGTATCATCCCGGTTACACGGCAGAAGACTTATTGGCTTTGTATTCTTTTACAGGAGGCGTGGCAAAGTATGTGCAGTTGCTTATAGATGCCGGAGCGACTACCAAAGAAAAAATGTTGGATCAGATTGTAAAGGCCGATTCCATTTTTCTGGGAGAAGGCAAATCCATACTTATTGAGGAGTTTGGCAAAGATTATGGAATTTATTTTTCCATTCTCTCTGCTATAGCAAGGGGAAAGACCTCGCGTTCGGAAATAGAAAACGTGGTAGGTAAGGAAATCGGTGGTTATCTGACCAAGCTGGAAAACGAGTACGAGGTTATTGCCAAGAAACAGCCTCTGTTTGCGAGAAATTCCACTAAGAATGTTCGCTATATAATAGAAGACAATTTCTTTACGTTTTGGTTTCGCTTTATCTACAAGTACAGTTATATGCTGGAAATAGAGAACTACGAGAGCTTGAAGACGATTATAAACCGAGACTACGAAACATTCAGTGGTGTGATGCTTGAACGCTATTTCAGACGCGTGTTGATTGAACGTCAGGCTTATACACGGATTGGCGGATGGTGGGACCGCAAAGGTGAAAATGAAATTGACATTGTGGCCGAGAATGAACTGAACGATGAAGCCACGTTCTTCGAAGTAAAACGTAAAGCCGTAAACATAGATATGGATATGCTGGAGCAAAAGGCAGCAACTTTCCTGCGTGCTACTGGCGAATTCAAAGGATACAGTATATCTTACCGAGGATTGTCAATGGATGACATGTAG
- the queD gene encoding 6-carboxytetrahydropterin synthase QueD, which produces MYTVIKRLEISAAHRLCLSYPSKCTNLHGHNWIVTIYCRAKELNEDGMVTDFSHIKQLVKDRLDHKNLNEVLPFNPTAENIARWVCEQVPHCFKVEVQESEGNTAIYEKD; this is translated from the coding sequence ATGTACACCGTAATTAAAAGACTGGAAATATCTGCGGCACATCGTTTGTGCCTTTCTTATCCGAGTAAGTGCACCAATCTGCATGGGCATAATTGGATTGTAACAATTTACTGCCGGGCGAAGGAGTTGAACGAAGACGGCATGGTGACGGATTTCAGCCATATCAAACAGCTGGTAAAAGACCGGTTGGATCATAAGAACCTGAATGAAGTACTCCCCTTTAATCCGACGGCTGAAAACATCGCCCGTTGGGTTTGCGAGCAGGTGCCTCATTGCTTTAAAGTGGAAGTGCAGGAGTCTGAAGGTAATACGGCGATCTATGAGAAAGATTAA
- a CDS encoding alpha-L-arabinofuranosidase C-terminal domain-containing protein, with the protein MKQAIIFLKLWMISLLVGGLVSCQQETPVTSVIHIDAEGTIQTVNPDLYGITLEEINHAIDGGLYAEMIQNRSFEDGIPPLNCPYDARRRVITTPNGYDMPFMRLDSLPGWRPLSTNTWIYPDTKELLNEKNKRSLVVSITTSAQNGRGGVVAEGYNGLAIQQGQTYQLSFYLKGASVLPKNLHIALEDSIGNRVLSDVFTVSTHYEWKKYRHTFTANATSNKAILTFSSDSSQTFWLDVVSLFPETWKGRPNGQRQDIMEAIAKLQPRFVRFPGGAFVEGYTAGTYPVWKETLGNIAERKHFWNVWGYGTTNGTGYHEYLQLCEDLGAEPIYVINSGITNMSRRPRYESITEMDKLVQDALDAIGYANYPTDSVLGALRAKNGHPQPFHLKYVEIGSENYGHEYTKRFELFRKAIKEKWPEITVISNRLVGRQPRSEWHDTHFNGKNSFFLSNQSRYETVKSRYEWENTFVGEFGNMQSSEARTMSSAIAEACFLVGIENYPDMMSRIAYSPVLGNADYTKERWPMILFNNHQIVLSPSYYMWMLFSKYRGDEVIPSQVETYLRPTITNGFASVYMFDNCYEMNQVMIDGKPVEQGRILGGNWGISSGILTPVPNRWNYVLLGDSTASDYEFTSHIRRTKGSELIQFRVRNNGRLREQQDYISFTLGDGYARLYHQSGNVTDTLATTVKQPLVNNTDYNVRISCRKDSIFCYVDDVLVQKAGMRPYPSLASVATLDKKNSMLYLKVVNTTQHEEKAELNIQGISVDDAVDIIELAGDPETSNTFEKPDLIKPVKKKTTFTIGVPKTYKFPPSSITIMKFKVEK; encoded by the coding sequence ATGAAGCAAGCGATTATTTTCTTGAAGTTATGGATGATTTCGTTGCTGGTCGGCGGGTTGGTTTCCTGCCAGCAGGAAACGCCGGTGACTTCAGTTATACATATTGATGCGGAAGGCACCATCCAAACCGTCAATCCGGATTTATACGGTATTACATTGGAAGAAATCAATCATGCCATTGATGGAGGTCTGTATGCCGAGATGATACAAAACCGGAGTTTTGAGGATGGAATTCCGCCTTTGAACTGCCCGTATGATGCCCGCCGCCGGGTAATTACGACTCCGAATGGCTATGACATGCCGTTTATGCGTCTTGATTCGCTTCCCGGCTGGAGACCTTTATCCACCAATACATGGATTTATCCGGATACCAAAGAGTTGTTGAATGAGAAGAACAAGCGCTCGCTGGTTGTTTCGATTACCACTTCGGCCCAGAATGGTCGGGGCGGTGTCGTGGCTGAAGGCTATAATGGTCTGGCCATCCAGCAAGGACAGACTTATCAGCTTTCCTTTTACCTGAAAGGTGCCTCGGTCTTACCGAAGAATTTGCACATCGCTTTGGAAGATTCCATCGGGAACCGGGTGTTGAGTGACGTCTTTACGGTCAGTACCCATTATGAATGGAAGAAATACCGGCATACTTTTACGGCTAATGCCACGAGCAATAAGGCAATCCTGACTTTCTCGTCAGACAGCAGTCAGACGTTCTGGCTGGATGTCGTGTCGTTGTTCCCGGAAACCTGGAAAGGCCGCCCCAACGGACAGCGACAGGATATTATGGAAGCCATTGCCAAACTGCAACCTCGCTTCGTGCGTTTTCCCGGAGGTGCTTTCGTAGAAGGATATACAGCAGGGACTTATCCTGTCTGGAAAGAGACGTTGGGTAACATTGCCGAGCGCAAACACTTCTGGAATGTCTGGGGATACGGAACGACCAACGGCACCGGTTATCACGAATACCTGCAGCTGTGCGAAGACCTGGGAGCAGAACCGATCTATGTGATCAACAGTGGTATCACGAATATGAGCCGGCGTCCGCGTTATGAGTCCATTACCGAGATGGATAAGCTGGTACAAGACGCACTGGATGCCATCGGATATGCCAATTATCCGACGGACTCGGTGTTGGGAGCGCTGCGTGCCAAAAATGGTCATCCGCAACCTTTCCACCTGAAATATGTCGAGATCGGGAGCGAGAACTACGGACATGAATATACCAAACGCTTCGAACTGTTCCGAAAAGCCATCAAAGAGAAATGGCCGGAGATCACAGTCATCAGTAACCGCCTGGTCGGCCGTCAGCCACGAAGCGAATGGCATGACACCCATTTCAACGGGAAAAACTCGTTCTTCCTTTCTAACCAGAGCCGTTACGAGACGGTCAAAAGCCGGTATGAATGGGAAAATACCTTCGTGGGTGAATTCGGGAACATGCAGTCGTCGGAAGCACGGACCATGTCGTCGGCCATTGCGGAAGCCTGTTTCCTGGTCGGCATTGAGAATTATCCGGACATGATGTCGCGCATCGCGTATTCTCCCGTATTAGGTAATGCCGATTATACCAAAGAGCGCTGGCCGATGATCCTTTTCAATAACCATCAGATCGTGCTCTCTCCTTCTTATTATATGTGGATGCTGTTCAGCAAATACCGCGGAGACGAGGTGATTCCTTCCCAGGTTGAAACCTATCTGCGCCCGACGATTACTAACGGATTCGCTTCAGTGTATATGTTTGATAACTGCTATGAGATGAATCAGGTAATGATCGATGGGAAACCGGTAGAACAAGGACGGATTCTGGGTGGCAACTGGGGAATTTCTTCCGGCATACTAACACCGGTTCCCAACCGATGGAATTATGTCTTATTAGGCGATTCGACAGCAAGCGACTACGAGTTTACTTCGCATATTCGCCGTACAAAGGGCAGCGAGCTGATCCAGTTCCGTGTCCGCAACAACGGCCGCCTTCGCGAACAGCAGGATTATATCAGTTTTACCCTCGGCGACGGCTACGCCCGGTTATATCACCAGAGCGGCAATGTAACCGACACATTGGCCACTACAGTCAAGCAGCCTCTGGTGAACAATACCGACTACAACGTCCGTATCAGCTGCCGGAAGGATTCAATCTTCTGTTATGTGGATGATGTTCTGGTACAGAAAGCCGGTATGCGTCCTTATCCATCATTGGCTTCGGTGGCTACGCTCGACAAGAAGAACAGCATGCTTTACCTGAAAGTTGTCAATACGACACAGCATGAAGAGAAAGCAGAACTGAATATTCAGGGAATATCGGTGGATGATGCCGTTGATATCATAGAATTAGCTGGCGATCCGGAAACAAGCAATACGTTTGAGAAACCCGACCTGATCAAACCGGTGAAGAAAAAGACAACCTTTACCATCGGTGTGCCCAAAACGTATAAGTTTCCACCTTCTTCCATTACCATCATGAAGTTTAAGGTTGAAAAGTGA
- a CDS encoding ATP-binding cassette domain-containing protein produces MKRTVLTCLSILLIPVAWQLLSWQMAQPQLIPSFPDLMWALLRVVSSPGFLVSIGTTLLRACAGLLLSLAAASITAFLLNRSETIRLLFMPWLSLLRSVPVISFILLALIFLNPEMIPLLIAFLTMYPLLTENLLKGLMNRRDSWKMLARQFHLHAWNRLFQIDYPQLRPYLFSGLASAVGFGWRAIIMGEVLSQCVDGIGKRMKEAQVFIDVPELIAWTLVAIVLSWLTDKLISRLSDWQPSVRYRHSVVVLPAVSLQPHDISLADVSYSYGVHHMNIVLKAGKIYALSAPSGRGKTTLLQLLNATLKPTGGAITGLPQQTANLFQEPTLLPQLTAKENIMLGGSAYYDRAILEQEALRLLKAFQLEEQAGMYPAALSYGQQQRVALARALMFPAGLLLLDEPFNGLDAELRQLVARFLVAWQQEKQATVVFSSHHTDEIKAMNAEVIGL; encoded by the coding sequence ATGAAACGTACTGTACTGACTTGTCTGTCTATCTTGTTGATACCTGTTGCCTGGCAGCTGCTTTCGTGGCAGATGGCACAGCCGCAACTGATTCCTTCGTTTCCGGATCTGATGTGGGCGTTGCTTCGTGTGGTTAGTTCGCCCGGATTTCTTGTCAGCATAGGGACAACATTACTGAGGGCATGCGCCGGCTTGCTGCTTTCGCTGGCAGCGGCTTCGATAACGGCCTTTCTGTTGAACCGGTCGGAAACGATACGGCTCTTGTTCATGCCCTGGTTGTCGCTACTGCGCTCTGTGCCGGTCATCTCTTTTATCCTGCTGGCATTGATATTCCTGAACCCGGAAATGATTCCTTTGCTGATAGCTTTTCTGACAATGTATCCGCTGCTCACCGAAAACCTGCTGAAAGGGCTGATGAACCGGCGGGATTCCTGGAAGATGCTGGCCCGGCAATTCCATCTGCATGCCTGGAACCGCCTGTTTCAGATTGATTATCCGCAACTGCGACCCTATCTTTTCAGTGGACTGGCTTCGGCTGTGGGTTTTGGCTGGCGGGCAATCATTATGGGTGAAGTCTTGTCGCAATGCGTGGATGGCATTGGGAAACGGATGAAAGAAGCACAGGTCTTTATTGATGTCCCGGAGCTGATCGCCTGGACCTTGGTGGCAATTGTCTTGAGCTGGCTGACCGACAAATTGATTTCCCGCTTGTCGGACTGGCAGCCTTCTGTGCGCTATCGCCATTCGGTGGTAGTATTGCCGGCTGTTTCACTTCAGCCCCATGATATAAGTCTGGCGGATGTCTCTTATTCCTATGGAGTACATCACATGAATATCGTCCTGAAAGCCGGAAAGATATATGCGCTTTCGGCTCCGTCGGGACGGGGAAAGACGACATTGCTGCAACTCCTCAACGCAACCTTGAAGCCCACCGGTGGAGCAATCACTGGTTTGCCCCAGCAGACCGCCAATTTGTTTCAGGAGCCGACGCTGCTTCCGCAACTGACGGCCAAGGAAAATATTATGTTAGGTGGTTCTGCTTATTACGATCGGGCAATCTTGGAGCAGGAAGCACTCCGGCTGCTGAAGGCTTTTCAGCTGGAAGAACAGGCCGGGATGTATCCGGCAGCCTTGAGTTACGGGCAACAGCAACGGGTTGCTTTGGCACGGGCGTTAATGTTCCCGGCCGGATTGCTGTTGCTGGACGAACCTTTCAATGGTCTGGATGCAGAGCTGCGGCAGCTGGTTGCCCGTTTCCTGGTGGCATGGCAGCAGGAAAAACAGGCGACTGTTGTTTTCTCGTCGCATCATACCGATGAGATCAAGGCGATGAATGCCGAAGTGATTGGGCTATAG
- a CDS encoding leucine-rich repeat protein, translating into MDNLENRLAKLEEQCKQINANINSLKTIVNALEDADQITSVSELVENGKNVGYKIEFSKSDPIYIYHGQDGTDGSDGTDGYIPQIGVEKDKDGIYYWTLDGTWLTDKDGNKIKAVGLDGKNGEAGKDGTDGSNGINGSNGSNGRDGVTPKLRINEGNWEVSYNNGVSWEVLGSATGGTTQSPITEVEVKDKYVIFTLSSGNKIQIPLFNGISITFDETEIEMEAGSKIDLTYKLIGSDDVKVSAIGEGVRTSINQKNKTLTITTDTNFEGGKVLVHATDGNNVATVELTITKEVITYIEYEATEKITPKTDAFGGNGIRLLENKSTFSDGKGKWAYKGEVTYVSTFAFGSSFTKNTTLKSIILPESITDIGYDELNPTIGGSAFENCTALESIVIKGNITTIRVKTFYGCSSLKSITLPESLMTIKYNAFLRCKALTEIVIPDAVTTIEKQVFSQCSALKKVTLGTQLESIGENAFNRCLALETVICSDETPATLGPGAFPVSDGWDYTANYKIYVPDVQLDTYRTSWPAYWDSSNPYKKTQVIYAISTMPTE; encoded by the coding sequence GTGGATAATCTGGAAAATCGTTTGGCGAAACTGGAAGAACAATGTAAGCAGATTAACGCCAACATCAACTCGTTGAAAACTATCGTAAATGCATTGGAAGATGCTGATCAAATCACATCGGTATCAGAGTTGGTTGAAAACGGGAAGAATGTAGGTTACAAAATTGAGTTTTCAAAGAGTGATCCTATTTACATTTATCACGGGCAAGACGGAACTGACGGATCAGATGGAACTGACGGCTATATTCCACAAATAGGCGTGGAAAAAGATAAAGACGGAATTTATTACTGGACGTTAGATGGTACTTGGCTGACGGACAAAGACGGAAATAAGATCAAGGCAGTCGGTTTGGATGGTAAAAATGGTGAGGCCGGTAAAGATGGTACAGATGGTTCGAATGGCATCAACGGAAGCAATGGTTCTAACGGACGAGATGGTGTGACGCCTAAACTACGAATTAACGAAGGAAATTGGGAAGTGTCCTATAATAATGGTGTGAGCTGGGAAGTACTGGGTTCTGCTACAGGAGGAACAACGCAAAGCCCTATTACTGAAGTTGAAGTAAAAGATAAGTATGTTATCTTTACGTTAAGCTCAGGAAACAAGATCCAAATTCCTCTCTTCAACGGTATTTCCATTACATTTGATGAGACGGAAATAGAAATGGAAGCTGGTAGTAAAATAGATCTGACTTATAAATTGATAGGAAGTGATGATGTAAAAGTTTCTGCTATAGGCGAAGGTGTTCGTACCAGCATTAATCAGAAAAATAAAACATTAACGATTACGACGGATACGAATTTCGAAGGAGGAAAAGTGCTAGTTCATGCTACCGATGGTAATAACGTCGCTACCGTAGAACTAACTATAACGAAGGAAGTGATTACGTATATAGAATATGAGGCAACGGAAAAGATCACGCCTAAAACTGATGCTTTTGGTGGCAATGGCATTCGCCTTTTGGAAAATAAGAGTACATTTTCTGATGGAAAAGGAAAATGGGCTTATAAAGGAGAGGTTACTTATGTTTCTACTTTTGCTTTCGGTAGTAGTTTTACAAAAAATACTACCTTAAAAAGCATTATTTTACCCGAAAGTATTACTGATATAGGTTATGATGAACTTAATCCAACTATAGGAGGAAGTGCATTTGAAAACTGTACTGCTCTAGAAAGTATAGTGATAAAAGGGAACATAACAACAATACGAGTTAAGACGTTCTATGGTTGTTCTTCTTTAAAAAGCATTACTTTACCAGAAAGTTTAATGACAATTAAATATAATGCTTTTTTAAGATGTAAGGCATTGACAGAAATAGTTATTCCTGATGCGGTTACTACAATTGAGAAACAAGTATTCAGCCAATGTAGTGCATTAAAGAAAGTAACTCTTGGTACACAACTTGAATCAATCGGGGAGAACGCATTCAATAGGTGTTTAGCTTTGGAGACAGTGATATGCTCAGATGAAACACCTGCGACATTAGGTCCGGGAGCTTTTCCCGTTTCAGATGGCTGGGACTATACTGCTAATTATAAAATATACGTTCCGGATGTACAACTTGATACATATCGAACTAGTTGGCCTGCTTATTGGGATTCTTCTAATCCTTATAAAAAGACTCAAGTTATCTATGCGATAAGTACTATGCCAACGGAATAA
- a CDS encoding Tex family protein has product MEIIYPDLIAKALQLPLPQVRNTIGLLESGATIPFISRYRKERTGGLNEVQITDIKNQLDKLTELKARKDTILNALEKQEKLTPELKARIEASWDSNEIEDIYLPYKPKRVTRAEMARKKGLEPLAKLIAAQQEPFLSGRVPAFVQGEVKDEEEALSGARDIIAEWVNENERTRNQVRFAFRQAVISAKVIKGKEEEGAKYRNYFQFEEKLSRCQSHRLLAVRRGEEEGILRVSIAPAADDACLESLYRQYKRNNGACWEQFQLAIDDAYKRLLKPSIESEFAKSSKQKADEEAIRVFADNLRQLLLAPPLGQKRVLGIDPGYRTGCKVVCLDAQGNLLHNETIYPHPPKNERKKAEIKIQHLVEAYNIDAISIGNGTASRETEEFITNIRYTRPVKVFVVSEDGASVYSASAVARAEFPEYDVTVRGAVSIGRRLMDPLAELVKIDPKSIGVGQYQHAVDQALLKKSLDQTVESCVNLVGVNVNTASKELLTYISGLGPVLAQNIVQYRAENGPFDSRKDLKKVPRLGEKAFEQCAGFLRIPNGSNPLDHSAVHPESYPVVEKMAADLHCTVGELMKRKELKQQICLEQYQTDEIGMPTLQDIMKELDKPGRDPRSEIQEFSFNPDIHSIDDLQEGMVLPGIVTNITNFGCFVDVGIKENGLVHISELADRFVSNPAEVVSIHQHVQVRVLSIDTARKRVQLSMKGVES; this is encoded by the coding sequence ATGGAAATAATATATCCGGATTTAATAGCTAAAGCACTTCAGCTGCCGCTTCCGCAGGTACGGAATACAATCGGGTTGCTGGAGTCAGGCGCTACTATTCCGTTTATCAGCCGCTACCGGAAGGAAAGAACCGGCGGACTGAATGAAGTACAGATAACAGACATCAAGAACCAGCTGGACAAACTGACGGAACTGAAGGCTCGGAAAGACACGATCCTGAATGCGCTGGAGAAACAGGAAAAGCTGACGCCTGAACTGAAGGCACGCATCGAGGCATCGTGGGACAGCAACGAGATTGAAGATATTTATCTGCCGTATAAACCCAAGCGGGTGACGCGGGCAGAGATGGCACGGAAGAAAGGACTGGAACCGTTGGCCAAGCTGATTGCTGCCCAACAGGAGCCTTTCTTATCGGGACGCGTGCCTGCCTTTGTGCAGGGCGAGGTGAAAGACGAAGAAGAAGCTTTGTCGGGCGCGCGGGATATCATTGCCGAATGGGTAAACGAGAACGAGCGGACGCGTAATCAGGTGCGTTTTGCCTTCCGCCAGGCGGTCATCTCGGCGAAAGTCATCAAAGGCAAAGAAGAAGAAGGCGCGAAATACCGGAACTACTTCCAGTTCGAAGAGAAGCTCTCGCGGTGTCAGTCTCACCGCCTTCTGGCTGTACGGAGAGGCGAGGAGGAAGGCATCTTGCGGGTTTCGATTGCGCCGGCAGCCGACGATGCCTGCCTCGAATCCTTATACAGGCAGTATAAACGGAATAATGGCGCCTGCTGGGAACAATTCCAATTGGCGATTGATGATGCCTATAAGCGTTTGCTCAAACCTTCCATCGAATCGGAGTTTGCCAAGAGCAGCAAACAGAAAGCCGACGAAGAAGCGATCCGCGTCTTTGCCGATAATCTCCGGCAGTTACTGCTGGCTCCGCCTTTAGGGCAGAAGCGAGTCTTGGGTATTGATCCGGGTTATCGCACCGGCTGTAAGGTGGTTTGCCTGGATGCGCAGGGAAATCTGTTACACAACGAGACGATTTATCCGCATCCGCCCAAGAATGAACGGAAGAAGGCCGAGATCAAAATCCAGCATCTGGTGGAGGCTTATAATATAGATGCTATCTCGATTGGTAACGGAACTGCCAGCCGCGAGACGGAAGAGTTTATTACCAACATCCGATATACCAGGCCGGTCAAGGTCTTTGTCGTCAGTGAAGACGGAGCTTCTGTCTATTCGGCTTCGGCCGTGGCGCGGGCGGAATTTCCGGAATACGACGTAACGGTGCGCGGTGCTGTTAGCATTGGCCGCCGTTTGATGGATCCTTTGGCTGAGTTGGTCAAGATAGACCCGAAAAGCATCGGCGTCGGTCAATACCAGCATGCCGTTGATCAGGCGTTGCTGAAGAAGAGTCTGGATCAGACGGTCGAGAGCTGTGTGAACTTGGTAGGCGTGAATGTGAATACAGCGAGCAAGGAACTACTGACGTACATCTCCGGTTTAGGACCTGTCTTGGCACAGAATATCGTACAGTACCGGGCAGAGAACGGTCCGTTTGACAGCCGGAAAGACCTGAAGAAGGTACCGCGATTAGGAGAGAAGGCTTTCGAGCAATGTGCCGGTTTCCTGCGTATTCCTAATGGAAGCAACCCGTTGGATCATTCGGCGGTTCATCCGGAAAGTTATCCGGTGGTGGAAAAGATGGCGGCAGACTTGCACTGTACGGTGGGTGAGCTGATGAAACGGAAGGAGCTGAAGCAGCAAATCTGTCTGGAACAGTATCAGACGGATGAGATTGGTATGCCGACCTTGCAGGATATCATGAAGGAATTGGATAAGCCGGGGCGCGATCCGCGCAGCGAGATCCAGGAATTCAGCTTTAACCCCGATATTCATTCCATCGATGATTTGCAGGAAGGCATGGTGCTGCCGGGCATTGTGACGAATATTACCAACTTCGGTTGCTTTGTTGATGTAGGAATCAAGGAAAACGGACTGGTGCACATCTCGGAACTGGCAGACCGCTTCGTCAGTAATCCGGCGGAAGTAGTTTCTATTCATCAGCATGTACAAGTGAGAGTATTAAGTATAGATACAGCCCGGAAACGGGTACAATTATCCATGAAAGGAGTTGAATCATGA
- a CDS encoding ABC transporter substrate-binding protein gives MLHKIRYGWFFLLLLVLWSCKLDSKKEPAEMIYEVAVLRGPSAIAFAQWMEKEPALNGRKMQVKVLDSPEQMQALLVKGEADIAVLPMISAANLYNKGIRYPLLGCPIWGTLYLVGHERIVPPVYLFGAGTTPDILARYYLEQKGSYTYDYSFATAREVLLSLQTDKVQTAVLSEPFLSMALEQDSTLRILADLNRPDSLSYGFPQTAVVCRESLLTFKDSIQTLLDQSCRFAQEKPEEAIRILENRRVFGSRMLSPATIERCRIHYVPATECRKEVRHFLELMNHYEPRSTGGQLPDSTFIP, from the coding sequence ATGTTACATAAAATCCGATATGGCTGGTTCTTCCTTTTACTGCTCGTTTTGTGGAGTTGTAAATTGGATTCTAAGAAAGAACCGGCTGAAATGATTTACGAAGTGGCGGTATTGCGCGGTCCGTCAGCGATAGCCTTTGCGCAATGGATGGAGAAAGAGCCGGCATTGAACGGAAGGAAAATGCAGGTGAAGGTTTTGGATTCGCCCGAACAGATGCAGGCGTTGTTGGTGAAAGGAGAGGCCGATATAGCGGTTTTACCAATGATTTCGGCCGCCAACCTGTATAATAAAGGAATCCGCTATCCACTGTTGGGCTGCCCGATTTGGGGAACTTTGTATCTGGTAGGGCATGAGCGTATTGTGCCGCCTGTCTATTTGTTTGGTGCCGGGACGACGCCCGACATACTTGCCCGTTATTATCTGGAGCAAAAAGGTTCTTATACGTATGACTATTCGTTTGCAACGGCTCGCGAAGTCTTGTTGTCATTGCAGACGGATAAAGTACAGACGGCCGTATTGAGCGAGCCGTTTCTGTCGATGGCATTGGAACAGGATTCCACACTCCGGATTCTGGCAGACCTGAATCGCCCGGATTCATTGTCGTATGGCTTTCCGCAGACGGCGGTGGTTTGTCGGGAATCTCTGCTGACATTCAAAGATTCCATTCAGACACTTCTGGATCAGTCCTGCCGTTTTGCACAGGAAAAACCGGAAGAGGCGATCCGTATATTGGAAAACAGACGTGTATTCGGTAGCCGGATGCTTTCGCCTGCCACCATCGAGCGTTGTCGTATTCACTATGTCCCGGCTACTGAGTGCCGCAAGGAAGTACGGCATTTTCTGGAGCTGATGAATCATTACGAGCCCCGTTCGACGGGAGGCCAGTTGCCCGACTCAACCTTTATTCCCTGA
- the ybaK gene encoding Cys-tRNA(Pro) deacylase — MKEKINKTNVARLLDKAKVAYKLVPYEVDENDLSATHVAAQLGEDVSQVFKTLVLRGDKSGYFVCVVPGASEVNLKKAAKVSGNKSCEMIHVKELLPLTGYIRGGCSPIGMKKHFPTYIQESATGFDHIYVSAGQRGLQVCLAPADLIREARAEVADLID; from the coding sequence ATGAAAGAGAAAATAAACAAGACGAATGTGGCTCGTTTGCTCGACAAGGCCAAGGTAGCGTATAAATTGGTGCCTTATGAAGTAGACGAAAATGATCTGAGTGCAACGCATGTGGCAGCCCAGTTGGGTGAAGATGTCAGTCAGGTGTTCAAGACGCTGGTATTGCGTGGCGACAAAAGCGGTTATTTTGTCTGTGTAGTACCGGGCGCATCGGAAGTGAATCTGAAGAAGGCAGCGAAGGTATCCGGCAACAAGAGTTGTGAGATGATCCACGTGAAGGAATTATTGCCGCTGACTGGTTATATCCGTGGCGGTTGTTCTCCGATCGGGATGAAGAAGCATTTCCCGACATATATACAGGAATCGGCAACCGGATTCGATCATATTTATGTCAGTGCCGGGCAACGCGGTCTGCAGGTTTGCCTGGCTCCGGCCGATCTGATTAGAGAGGCACGGGCTGAAGTGGCCGATCTGATCGATTAA